The proteins below come from a single Triticum aestivum cultivar Chinese Spring chromosome 5D, IWGSC CS RefSeq v2.1, whole genome shotgun sequence genomic window:
- the LOC123122322 gene encoding wax ester synthase/diacylglycerol acyltransferase 11, translated as MGDSGTNGSHSVAALPTSPLLPIRTPRKAPADDPTSDGEPVTPTARLMEPIYIVVTLGLGCPVNLPVFSAGIAAQLARYPRFCSIQVTDESNGGNPRWVRTVVNVDDHTIVPTLDPVAVAADPDGAVEDYLASLPALPMDRSRPLWEFHFLDFPTSEATCTAVIRVHHSLGDGTTLIALLLASARSAADPTRLPAMPEQPARTGAIYAPRPRSKGGVLPFLAWAWSYLVLAWNTVVDVALFAATIAFLRDPHTPFKYVDHGAASSSRRRFVHRSLPLEDVKFIKNAMDCTVNDVLVGATSAALSRYYFRKSGANNTSKICLRSILLVDTRPTTSLQTYVDMIDSGKSNDVDWGNQLGYILLPFHLAIHDDPLAYVRKAKKTVDRKKSSLEVIFTCKMGESFLKMFGLKAGAFIFGRMFANTTLAFSNLVGPTEQIEFYGHPVVFIAPSVYGAPQALLVQCQSYNSTIMVSLSVDEEIIPDYIQLMDDFVESFGHIKDGASRLSTFVKKE; from the exons ATGGGCGATAGCGGTACCAATGGCAGCCACTCTGTGGCCGCTCTGCCGACAAGCCCGCTGCTCCCGATACGCACGCCAAGAAAGGCACCGGCGGACGATCCCACGTCGGATGGGGAGCCCGTCACGCCTACTGCGAGACTCATGGAACCCATATACATCGTCGTCACCCTCGGCCTTGGCTGCCCCGTAAACCTCCCCGTCTTCAGCGCCGGCATCGCCGCCCAGCTCGCCCGATACCCGCGCTTCTGCAGCATTCAG GTGACAGATGAGTCCAATGGTGGCAACCCGCGGTGGGTGCGCACGGTGGTGAACGTGGACGACCACACGATCGTCCCGACACTGGACCCCGTCGCCGTGGCGGCCGACCCGGACGGGGCCGTGGAAGACTACTTGGCCTCGCTGCCCGCGCTCCCCATGGACCGCTCCCGCCCGCTCTGGGAGTTCCACTTCCTCGACTTCCCGACCTCCGAGGCCACCTGCACCGCCGTGATCCGCGTGCACCACTCCCTCGGCGACGGCACGACGCTCATCGCGCTCCTCCTGGCGTCCGCGCGCAGCGCCGCCGACCCGACGCGCCTGCCGGCCATGCCGGAGCAGCCTGCACGCACGGGCGCCATCTACGCGCCGCGGCCACGGTCCAAGGGGGGTGTCCTGCCGTTCCTCGCGTGGGCCTGGTCGTATCTTGTGCTCGCGTGGAACACCGTGGTGGACGTCGCCCTCTTCGCCGCGACCATTGCGTTCCTGAGAGACCCGCACACGCCGTTCAAGTACGTGGATCACGGCGCCGCGTCCAGCTCCCGCCGGCGCTTCGTGCACCGGAGCCTTCCTTTGGAGGACGTCAAGTTCATCAAGAATGCCATGGACTGC ACTGTCAATGACGTGCTAGTCGGAGCGACTTCTGCTGCTCTATCAAGATATTATTTTCGCAAATCTG GTGCCAATAACACCAGCAAAATATGTCTGCGCTCTATCCTCCTTGTCGATACAAGACCAACCACTAGCCTACAA ACATATGTTGATATGATCGACTCTGGTAAGAGCAACGATGTGGACTGGGGAAATCAACTAGGCTATATCCTCCTTCCATTTCATTTGGCGATCCACGATGATCCACTTGCATATGTTCGCAAGGCAAAGAAGACCGTGGATAGGAAGAAGAGCTCGCTTGAAGTTATCTTCACGTGTAAGATGGGTGAATCGTTTCTCAAAATGTTTGGTTTGAAG GCTGGCGCTTTTATCTTTGGTCGTATGTTTGCCAATACAACACTTGCGTTCTCAAACCTTGTTGGACCAACTGAACAAATAGAGTTCTATGGGCACCCTGTTGTCTTCATTGCGCCTAGTGTTTATGGAGCTCCACAA GCTCTGCTTGTGCAATGCCAGAGTTACAATAGCACTATTATGGTAAGTTTGTCGGTCGACGAGGAAATAATTCCAGATTATATTCAACTTATGGATGACTTCGTTGAGTCTTTCGGGCACATTAAGGATGGGGCTTCAAGACTTTCAACATTCGTCAAGAAAGAATAA